One genomic segment of Flavobacteriaceae bacterium includes these proteins:
- a CDS encoding solute:sodium symporter family transporter, protein MITTLSFLGFTLLVAFIAWYATRKTNEKSADGYFLGGRSLGAITIAGSLLLTNLSAEQIVGLNASAFKEGIMVMAWETLAAIAIIFGALFLLPKYMRSGITTIPEFIETRFDANTKSILSILFLLAYGIVLLPTILYSGSLAFSTMFDLPAVLGISDQAVIWICVWAIGIIGIIYAIFGGLKAVAVSDLINAIGLLVGGLLIPIFGLLLIGDDSIGNGLSELFSKNPDKFEMQGAIDSSIPFGTVFTGMMIAQIYYWGTNQSILQRVFAAKSLKEGQKGMLLAALIKFLIPVIVVLPGIIAWHYFDGNLTNPDQAYPALVKEVLPGAFTGFFAAVLFGSVLSSFNSLLNSSATLFGVDLFRQFFKKDATEFQTVKAGKRFGLVLGIVSMTIAPFIMHAPDGLFSYIQQSLGSLSVPILAVVLVGMFTKKVPAIGAKIVMIAGVILYIISLIILEPYFRGTTVEAAMANGIADAKELSIIKAEAYPHYLHVMGILFLVNMVFMLVMGKIRPKTTPYEPKITKNVDITPWKHTLVAGIIIALLVLSTYLIF, encoded by the coding sequence ATGATAACAACTCTTTCTTTTTTAGGATTCACCCTATTAGTAGCATTCATTGCCTGGTATGCAACGAGAAAAACAAATGAAAAATCGGCAGATGGGTATTTTTTAGGGGGTAGAAGCCTCGGCGCAATCACTATTGCAGGATCGCTACTACTAACCAATTTATCAGCAGAACAGATTGTAGGGCTCAATGCCAGTGCTTTTAAAGAAGGCATTATGGTGATGGCCTGGGAAACACTGGCTGCAATTGCCATTATTTTTGGAGCTTTGTTTTTACTTCCAAAATATATGCGATCCGGTATTACAACCATTCCGGAATTTATAGAAACCCGTTTTGATGCAAACACAAAGTCTATACTTTCCATACTATTCTTGTTAGCTTACGGAATTGTTTTGTTACCGACCATTCTATATTCCGGTTCTTTAGCCTTTAGTACCATGTTTGATTTGCCTGCGGTTTTAGGTATATCGGACCAAGCAGTTATTTGGATTTGTGTTTGGGCAATTGGAATTATCGGAATTATTTATGCGATTTTCGGAGGGTTGAAAGCCGTAGCAGTTTCAGATCTAATCAACGCCATTGGGCTTTTGGTAGGTGGATTGCTCATTCCAATTTTCGGATTGCTTTTGATAGGAGATGACAGTATTGGAAATGGTCTTAGTGAGCTATTCAGCAAAAATCCTGATAAGTTTGAAATGCAAGGAGCCATAGATTCTTCCATTCCTTTTGGTACGGTTTTTACCGGAATGATGATTGCTCAAATCTATTACTGGGGAACCAACCAATCGATTTTACAGAGAGTATTTGCTGCCAAAAGTTTAAAAGAAGGTCAGAAAGGGATGCTACTTGCTGCTTTGATAAAATTTCTGATTCCGGTGATTGTCGTTTTACCGGGAATCATTGCCTGGCACTATTTTGATGGAAATCTTACAAATCCTGATCAGGCTTACCCTGCTTTGGTAAAAGAAGTGTTGCCCGGAGCCTTTACAGGTTTTTTTGCAGCAGTGCTTTTCGGATCGGTTTTAAGTTCTTTCAATAGCCTTCTCAACAGTAGCGCAACACTTTTTGGTGTTGACCTTTTCAGGCAATTTTTCAAAAAAGATGCTACCGAGTTTCAAACGGTAAAAGCAGGAAAGAGATTTGGACTGGTACTTGGAATTGTTTCTATGACTATTGCGCCGTTTATCATGCATGCACCTGATGGTTTATTTAGCTATATACAGCAATCATTAGGCAGCCTGAGTGTTCCTATTTTGGCAGTCGTTTTGGTGGGGATGTTTACCAAAAAAGTTCCGGCTATAGGAGCTAAAATTGTGATGATTGCCGGGGTCATATTATATATAATAAGCCTAATCATTCTGGAACCATATTTTAGAGGAACTACCGTTGAAGCTGCCATGGCAAATGGTATTGCTGATGCAAAAGAACTGAGCATTATCAAAGCAGAAGCCTACCCTCATTATTTGCATGTCATGGGCATCTTGTTTTTAGTAAACATGGTATTTATGTTAGTGATGGGTAAAATAAGACCCAAGACAACCCCGTATGAACCAAAGATTACGAAAAACGTAGATATTACTCCATGGAAGCATACACTGGTAGCCGGTATTATTATTGCCTTGCTGGTACTAAGTACTTATCTGATTTTTTAA